A window from Leptothermofonsia sichuanensis E412 encodes these proteins:
- a CDS encoding class I SAM-dependent methyltransferase, translating to MSAIEKPELENVLPVNLKTLVISALSGCLLAILVLLTYKNIPELAILGCVVAFVLIVAIQLESYYRIQNTLYQQNDQLQKALALESQSRERDYRQIEAMFSIFNVLKLNSPLPAMRGWAISPDFVVLLISLMNQHQPKLIVEAGSGVSTLLMGYQVKRIGQGEIFSLDHDESYAKESMHQVIHHGLSEVATVIYAPLEEVPIKHQTWQWYDTRELFAKLQQKIDLLVIDGPPGDLQALSRYPALPVLFEALSDRAVIVMDDAGREDEQKIVERWQQEFNCSSVSLIANEKGAAILQIQK from the coding sequence GTGTCTGCAATAGAAAAGCCGGAATTGGAAAATGTTTTACCAGTTAACCTGAAAACACTGGTAATTAGTGCCCTTTCAGGTTGTTTACTGGCTATTCTGGTTTTACTGACTTACAAAAATATCCCTGAATTAGCAATACTTGGTTGTGTTGTCGCCTTTGTCTTGATTGTAGCGATTCAACTTGAGAGTTACTACAGAATTCAAAATACTTTATACCAGCAGAATGACCAGCTTCAGAAAGCTCTGGCACTTGAATCTCAATCTCGCGAACGGGATTATCGGCAAATAGAAGCCATGTTTTCGATTTTTAATGTGCTGAAGCTCAATAGTCCACTTCCTGCCATGCGAGGCTGGGCAATTTCTCCAGATTTTGTGGTCCTGTTGATTTCGTTGATGAATCAGCATCAGCCTAAGTTAATTGTGGAAGCTGGTAGTGGTGTTTCTACCCTGCTAATGGGTTATCAAGTGAAACGGATAGGACAGGGAGAGATTTTCTCTCTGGATCACGACGAGTCCTATGCTAAGGAATCCATGCATCAGGTGATTCATCACGGTCTGTCAGAGGTGGCTACAGTCATCTATGCTCCCTTAGAGGAGGTTCCAATCAAGCATCAGACCTGGCAGTGGTATGACACCCGTGAATTATTTGCGAAGCTCCAGCAAAAAATAGACTTGTTGGTAATTGATGGACCTCCGGGCGATTTACAGGCCCTATCTCGTTATCCAGCCTTACCAGTTTTATTTGAAGCTCTGAGCGATCGCGCCGTTATTGTAATGGATGATGCTGGCAGGGAAGATGAACAAAAAATTGTAGAGCGATGGCAGCAGGAATTTAACTGCTCTTCTGTATCACTGATTGCTAATGAGAAAGGGGCGGCTATTCTGCAAATCCAGAAATGA